In the genome of Streptomyces sp. V2I9, one region contains:
- a CDS encoding AAA family ATPase, with amino-acid sequence MHLKALTLRGFKSFASATTLRFEPGITCVVGPNGSGKSNVVDALSWVMGEQGAKSLRGGKMEDVIFAGTTGRPPLGRAEVSLTIDNSDGALPIEYAEVTITRIMFRNGGSEYQINGDTCRLLDIQELLSDSGIGREMHVIVGQGQLDSVLHADPMGRRAFIEEAAGVLKHRKRKEKALRKLDAMGANLARVQDLTDELRRQLKPLGRQAAVARRAAVIQADLRDARLRLLADDLVTLRDALREEIADEAELKKRKDAAEAELRTALTREAELEGEVRRLVPRLQRAQQTWYELSQLAERVRGTVSLADARIRSASEAPDEERRGRDPEELEREAARIREQEAELTAALEAAEHALEDTVAHRADLERELAAEERRLKDAARAIADRREGLARLNGQVNAARSRAGSAQAEIDRLAAARDEARERAAVAQEEYEQLKAEVDGLDADDEELAARHEAAEKALTEARSAHSAAREEATAAERRRAAVAARHEALALGLRRKDGTGALLGARDRLTGLLGPAAELLTVEPGYEVPVAAALGAAADAVAVTDPATAAAAIRLLRERDAGRAAMLLGGEARPGHLPEQAHVREEAATPVPALPARNGTEPEPRVRTAVPDAAVVPSSRAGTTAALPAVADLVRGPAALVGAVRRLVPDTVVVGTLEDAEALIAAHPALTAVTGDGDVLSAHFAHGGSAGAPSLLEVQASVDEAAAELDALAVRCEELAEAQRLAGQRRTEQTALVEELGKRRRAAEREKSGFAQQLGRLAGQARGAAGEAERMTASAARAQEALERATEEAEELAARLLVAEEAPAEEEPDTSVRDRLAADGANARQTEMEARLQARTHEERVKALAGRADSLDRAARAEREARARAEQRRARLRHEAEVASAVASGARQLLAHVEVSLVRADQERTSAEAAKGERERELAVERDRGRGLKGELDKLTDSVHRGEVLGAEKRLRIEQLETKALEELGVEPAGLVLEYGPDQLVPPSPAAEGEELPEDPEHPRNRPGPYRRAEQEKRLRSAERAYQQLGKVNPLALEEFSALEERHQFLSEQLEDLKKTRADLLQVIKEVDDRVEQVFTEAYHDTARQFEGVFSRLFPGGEGRLVLTDPDNMLTTGVDVEARPPGKKVKRLSLLSGGERSLTAVALLVSIFKARPSPFYVMDEVEAALDDTNLQRLIRIMEELQESSQLIVITHQKRTMEVADALYGVSMQGDGVSKVIGQRLR; translated from the coding sequence GTGCACCTCAAGGCCCTGACCCTGCGTGGTTTCAAATCGTTCGCGTCCGCCACCACCCTGCGGTTCGAACCGGGGATCACCTGCGTCGTCGGCCCCAATGGATCGGGAAAGTCCAACGTGGTGGACGCGCTCTCCTGGGTCATGGGGGAGCAGGGCGCGAAATCCCTGCGCGGCGGCAAGATGGAAGACGTGATCTTCGCCGGGACGACCGGGCGGCCCCCGCTCGGCCGCGCCGAAGTATCGCTGACCATCGACAATTCCGACGGCGCATTGCCGATCGAGTACGCCGAAGTGACGATCACGCGGATCATGTTCCGCAATGGCGGCAGCGAATACCAGATCAACGGCGACACCTGCCGGCTGCTGGACATCCAGGAACTCCTCTCCGACTCCGGTATCGGCCGCGAGATGCACGTCATCGTCGGACAGGGCCAGCTGGACTCCGTGCTGCACGCCGACCCGATGGGCCGCCGCGCCTTCATCGAGGAGGCCGCGGGCGTGCTCAAGCACCGTAAGCGCAAGGAGAAGGCGCTGCGGAAGCTGGACGCGATGGGCGCCAACCTGGCCAGGGTCCAGGACCTCACCGACGAGCTGCGCCGCCAGCTCAAGCCGCTCGGCCGGCAGGCCGCCGTCGCCCGCCGGGCCGCCGTCATCCAGGCCGATCTGCGCGACGCCCGGCTCCGTCTCCTCGCGGACGACCTGGTGACCCTGCGGGACGCGCTGCGCGAGGAGATCGCCGACGAGGCGGAGCTGAAGAAGCGCAAGGACGCGGCCGAGGCCGAGCTGCGGACGGCCCTCACCCGTGAGGCCGAGCTGGAGGGTGAGGTGCGCCGCCTCGTCCCCCGGCTCCAGCGCGCCCAGCAGACCTGGTACGAGCTGTCGCAGCTGGCCGAGCGGGTACGGGGCACGGTCTCGCTGGCCGACGCCCGCATCCGCAGCGCCTCCGAGGCCCCCGACGAGGAGCGCCGGGGCCGAGACCCCGAGGAGCTGGAACGGGAGGCCGCCCGGATCCGCGAACAGGAGGCTGAGCTGACGGCGGCCCTGGAGGCGGCCGAACACGCGCTGGAGGACACCGTCGCCCACCGCGCCGACCTCGAACGCGAACTGGCCGCCGAGGAACGCCGTCTCAAGGACGCGGCCCGCGCCATCGCGGACCGGCGCGAAGGGCTCGCCCGGCTGAACGGCCAGGTCAACGCGGCCCGCAGCCGGGCCGGTTCGGCGCAGGCGGAGATCGACCGGCTGGCCGCCGCCCGTGACGAGGCGCGGGAGCGCGCGGCGGTCGCCCAGGAGGAGTACGAGCAGCTGAAGGCCGAGGTGGACGGGCTCGACGCGGACGACGAGGAGCTGGCCGCCCGCCACGAGGCCGCCGAGAAGGCGCTGACCGAGGCGCGTTCGGCCCACAGCGCCGCCCGTGAGGAGGCCACCGCGGCCGAGCGCAGGCGGGCGGCGGTCGCGGCCCGGCACGAGGCGCTCGCCCTCGGGCTGCGCCGCAAGGACGGCACAGGTGCGCTGCTCGGCGCCCGCGACCGGCTCACCGGGCTCCTCGGTCCGGCCGCCGAACTGCTCACCGTCGAGCCCGGTTACGAAGTGCCGGTCGCGGCCGCCCTCGGCGCGGCGGCGGACGCGGTCGCCGTCACCGACCCGGCCACGGCGGCCGCCGCGATCCGGCTGCTGCGCGAACGGGACGCGGGGCGCGCGGCGATGCTGCTGGGCGGGGAGGCCCGGCCCGGCCATCTACCGGAGCAGGCGCACGTACGGGAGGAGGCGGCGACGCCTGTGCCCGCGCTGCCCGCGCGGAACGGCACGGAGCCCGAGCCCCGCGTGCGGACCGCCGTCCCGGACGCCGCCGTGGTCCCGTCCAGCCGTGCCGGGACGACCGCCGCCCTCCCCGCCGTCGCCGACCTGGTGCGCGGGCCCGCCGCGCTCGTCGGGGCCGTACGCCGCCTCGTACCGGACACGGTGGTCGTCGGGACGCTGGAGGATGCCGAGGCCCTGATCGCCGCGCACCCCGCCCTGACCGCCGTGACGGGGGACGGGGACGTGCTCTCCGCCCACTTCGCGCACGGCGGGTCGGCCGGGGCGCCCAGCCTTCTGGAGGTGCAGGCGTCCGTGGACGAGGCCGCCGCCGAGCTGGACGCCCTCGCCGTACGGTGCGAGGAACTGGCGGAGGCCCAGCGGCTGGCGGGGCAGCGGCGTACGGAGCAGACCGCCCTCGTCGAGGAGCTGGGGAAGCGCCGCCGGGCGGCCGAGCGGGAGAAGTCCGGCTTCGCCCAGCAGCTCGGACGGCTCGCCGGGCAGGCCAGGGGCGCCGCGGGCGAGGCCGAGCGCATGACCGCCTCGGCCGCCCGCGCCCAGGAGGCTCTGGAGCGGGCGACCGAGGAGGCCGAGGAGCTGGCCGCCCGGTTGCTGGTGGCCGAGGAGGCCCCCGCGGAGGAGGAGCCCGACACCTCCGTACGGGACCGGCTCGCCGCCGACGGTGCCAACGCCCGGCAGACCGAGATGGAGGCCCGGCTCCAGGCCCGTACGCACGAGGAGCGGGTCAAGGCGCTGGCCGGGCGGGCCGACTCGCTGGACCGCGCCGCCCGCGCCGAACGGGAGGCGCGCGCCCGCGCCGAACAGCGCCGGGCCCGGCTGCGGCACGAGGCCGAGGTCGCCTCCGCGGTGGCCTCGGGCGCCCGCCAACTGCTGGCGCACGTGGAGGTGTCCCTCGTGCGGGCCGATCAGGAGCGGACGTCGGCCGAGGCGGCGAAGGGCGAGCGCGAACGCGAGCTGGCCGTCGAGCGCGACCGGGGGCGGGGGCTCAAGGGCGAGCTGGACAAGCTCACCGACTCGGTCCACCGGGGCGAGGTCCTGGGGGCCGAGAAGCGGCTGCGGATCGAGCAGCTGGAGACCAAGGCCCTGGAGGAACTGGGGGTGGAGCCCGCGGGGCTGGTCCTGGAGTACGGCCCCGACCAGCTCGTGCCGCCGTCTCCCGCCGCGGAGGGCGAGGAGCTGCCGGAGGACCCGGAGCACCCGCGCAACCGGCCGGGGCCGTACCGGCGGGCCGAGCAGGAGAAGCGGCTGCGGTCGGCCGAACGGGCGTACCAGCAACTCGGGAAGGTGAATCCGCTCGCCCTGGAGGAGTTCTCGGCGCTGGAGGAGAGGCACCAGTTCCTGTCCGAGCAGCTTGAAGACCTGAAGAAGACGCGGGCCGATCTGCTCCAGGTGATCAAGGAGGTCGACGATCGGGTCGAGCAGGTCTTCACGGAGGCGTACCACGACACCGCCCGGCAGTTCGAGGGCGTCTTCTCGCGCCTCTTCCCCGGCGGCGAGGGGCGGCTCGTCCTGACCGACCCGGACAACATGCTCACCACCGGCGTGGACGTCGAGGCGCGTCCGCCGGGCAAGAAGGTGAAGCGGCTCTCCCTGTTGTCGGGCGGCGAGCGGTCCCTGACGGCGGTGGCGCTGCTGGTCTCGATCTTCAAGGCCCGGCCCAGCCCGTTCTACGTGATGGATGAGGTCGAGGCCGCCCTCGACGACACGAACCTGCAGCGGCTGATCCGGATCATGGAG